The Nitrosomonas cryotolerans ATCC 49181 genome includes a window with the following:
- a CDS encoding pilus assembly PilX family protein yields MNRNPSLRQKQSGIVFVTGLIFLLILTLLGVSAVKTASIEERMSGNLRDRHLALQAAEMGLRYAEQYIRNNNPAVPPLIVGVTGFDATCTNGLCYYGEGVDAPTVPVWTTYCTPDCPISYHVGNTFSVNNVVTYTAPALPAGVPAPTYLIEGIRKIRPGSVIQYYYRITVRGQGAKPGTTVWLQEVFKP; encoded by the coding sequence ATGAACAGGAATCCGTCTTTACGACAAAAACAATCGGGTATTGTTTTTGTTACCGGCCTGATTTTTTTGCTTATCCTGACATTGTTAGGGGTCAGCGCAGTCAAGACGGCCAGCATAGAAGAACGTATGTCCGGTAATTTACGGGATCGCCATCTGGCATTGCAGGCGGCAGAAATGGGATTGCGTTATGCCGAGCAGTATATCCGAAATAATAATCCGGCCGTCCCGCCCCTTATAGTTGGCGTGACAGGTTTTGATGCAACCTGCACGAATGGGCTTTGTTATTACGGTGAAGGGGTCGACGCGCCCACGGTCCCCGTCTGGACGACTTATTGCACACCGGATTGCCCGATCAGCTATCACGTGGGAAATACATTTAGTGTGAATAATGTTGTGACCTATACAGCGCCTGCCTTGCCGGCAGGCGTGCCTGCACCGACTTATTTAATTGAGGGTATTCGGAAAATACGACCGGGTAGTGTCATACAGTACTACTACCGGATTACTGTGCGCGGGCAAGGTGCCAAACCCGGCACGACCGTTTGGTTACAAGAAGTATTCAAACCCTGA
- a CDS encoding pilus assembly protein translates to MCTVWRKLLLGISLASLSLVSVAEDIDLFAGVAPSAVEDKANILIVLDNTANWNQAFTNEVAALVAVFNGLEADRFKVGLMMFSETGGDNRNPDGGYIRAATRLMDTANKVLYRDLFVGLDRTDDKSNGGKLALAMAEAYYYFSGEQAYAGHNKAKRDYAGNLSGTKADNAVYALAGNAFDSATATKYKSPVESGCQKNFIIYISNGAVQDNSSDTTRANTQLTALGGNTREIPLSPGGSQSNAADEWARFMAADASTRIVTYTVDVDPVLNGQGPGFTALLKSMAGNGRGKYFSVDSSVDNGIQIMTALNRIFSEIQSVNSVFASAGLPISVNTQSTFLNQVFIGMFRPDASAAPRWHGNLKQYQFKVGISGEGLSLNLADADDVLAINSNTGFITQCARSFWTPSTDNMDSYWAFNPQGLCTTIANSAQSNTPDGEIVEKGAVGYQLRAMAPSSRTIKTCNPDSCTGLVNFDTTNTAITSTLLKAANDTERTRIINWSRGMDVNDENNNGNFEEMRPSVHGDIVHSRPLAIDYGNSIGVVVFYGANDGMLHAVNGNQSTNIGSYLPGSELWSFIAPEHYGKLKRIYDNSPAITLPSVNDGTAKPYFFDGPVTGHKENETVWIYATQRRGGRMIYALDASTPIDVRLKWRQGCPNLSDDTGCTASEFIQMGQTWSAAKIIKSSGYVSGETPKPMLIMGGGYDLCEDGGADSDLNSCTSPKGNRVFVLDADSGVLLKAFPTNRSVVGDITIVTNVITGLADYAYAADTGGNLYRITMGSAAPESWTMTRIAALGCSTTHCPGGVANRKFLFAPEVVVTPDFNAVLIGSGDREHPLLKHTTTAGVDNAFFMLKDKPTDTNWWSSEAGHCESLALACMASLLEIDPDSTTMPTEAALNAKKGWYLALGAENSLHDKEQVVTTAVVVLGVLSFSTHTPTRQDPESCGSDLGLARVYNLNFLDSSPVGATRSTVITGGGLPPSPVSGMVNVRNPNTGTVIAVPFIIGTHPDSVLEGLSPAPAVTPARSKSRAYWFLQQQ, encoded by the coding sequence ATGTGCACTGTATGGAGAAAGCTCTTATTAGGGATTAGCCTGGCGAGTTTGAGTCTGGTTTCGGTAGCAGAAGATATTGATTTATTTGCAGGAGTTGCTCCGTCCGCTGTCGAGGATAAAGCGAATATATTGATTGTGCTGGATAATACAGCTAACTGGAATCAGGCGTTCACGAATGAGGTAGCGGCATTGGTTGCCGTATTCAATGGTCTGGAAGCAGACCGATTCAAAGTTGGCCTGATGATGTTCAGTGAAACGGGGGGAGATAACCGCAATCCGGATGGCGGGTATATACGTGCCGCCACACGTTTGATGGATACAGCAAATAAAGTGCTCTATCGGGATCTATTCGTTGGCCTGGATCGGACTGATGATAAATCTAATGGCGGTAAGTTGGCTTTAGCGATGGCTGAGGCGTATTATTATTTTTCAGGCGAGCAGGCTTATGCCGGTCACAATAAGGCCAAGCGGGATTATGCGGGTAATTTATCCGGGACAAAAGCAGATAACGCGGTGTATGCGCTCGCGGGTAATGCGTTTGATTCTGCAACGGCAACCAAATATAAAAGTCCGGTTGAATCGGGCTGCCAGAAAAACTTTATTATTTATATCAGTAATGGCGCGGTGCAGGATAACAGTTCTGATACAACTCGAGCAAATACTCAACTGACTGCACTGGGTGGTAATACAAGAGAAATTCCCCTTTCTCCTGGCGGGTCTCAATCGAATGCCGCTGATGAGTGGGCACGATTTATGGCAGCAGATGCGAGCACTCGGATTGTTACCTATACAGTGGATGTGGACCCGGTTCTGAATGGTCAGGGCCCTGGGTTTACCGCCCTGCTGAAAAGTATGGCTGGTAACGGCCGGGGAAAATATTTTTCGGTTGATTCTTCGGTGGATAATGGCATACAAATCATGACTGCGCTTAATAGGATCTTCTCTGAAATTCAATCCGTTAATAGTGTGTTCGCTTCAGCTGGCCTGCCGATCAGCGTGAATACCCAGAGCACATTCTTGAACCAGGTATTTATTGGCATGTTTCGGCCGGATGCGAGTGCGGCTCCCCGCTGGCATGGAAACCTGAAACAATATCAATTCAAAGTAGGGATATCTGGTGAGGGCTTATCCCTTAATCTGGCGGATGCAGACGATGTGTTGGCGATTAATAGCAATACCGGTTTTATCACGCAATGCGCGCGTAGTTTCTGGACACCCAGTACGGATAATATGGATAGTTACTGGGCTTTTAATCCACAAGGCCTGTGTACGACGATTGCTAATTCGGCACAATCGAATACGCCGGATGGGGAAATTGTGGAAAAAGGCGCGGTAGGGTATCAATTACGAGCTATGGCGCCCTCCTCGCGTACCATCAAAACCTGCAATCCGGATAGCTGCACGGGACTAGTTAATTTTGATACCACCAATACCGCCATTACGTCTACTCTATTGAAAGCAGCCAATGATACGGAACGAACCCGGATTATCAACTGGTCGCGCGGGATGGATGTGAACGATGAGAATAATAATGGCAATTTCGAAGAAATGAGACCTTCTGTGCACGGCGACATTGTGCACTCCCGTCCACTGGCGATTGATTATGGAAATAGTATTGGTGTCGTCGTATTTTATGGCGCTAACGATGGCATGTTGCATGCGGTTAATGGTAATCAATCCACTAATATCGGCAGCTATTTGCCTGGGAGTGAATTGTGGTCGTTTATCGCGCCAGAGCATTATGGGAAACTGAAGCGTATTTATGATAACAGTCCGGCCATTACATTACCCAGTGTGAATGACGGGACAGCCAAGCCTTATTTCTTTGATGGGCCGGTTACCGGACACAAAGAGAATGAGACTGTTTGGATATATGCAACGCAGCGAAGAGGGGGGCGAATGATTTATGCGCTGGATGCCAGCACGCCCATCGATGTGCGTCTGAAATGGCGTCAGGGGTGCCCCAATTTAAGCGATGATACCGGCTGTACTGCGAGCGAGTTTATTCAAATGGGTCAAACCTGGTCGGCCGCCAAGATTATAAAATCATCGGGCTATGTTTCCGGCGAGACACCCAAACCAATGCTGATCATGGGTGGTGGATATGATCTCTGCGAAGACGGCGGCGCTGATAGTGATCTGAATAGTTGCACCTCTCCTAAAGGCAATCGGGTTTTTGTATTGGACGCGGATAGTGGTGTCTTACTGAAAGCATTTCCAACTAATCGCAGTGTGGTGGGAGATATTACCATCGTAACCAATGTGATTACGGGATTGGCTGATTATGCCTATGCGGCGGATACAGGAGGTAATCTCTACCGGATTACGATGGGTTCAGCCGCACCGGAAAGCTGGACAATGACACGGATTGCCGCGCTGGGATGCAGTACAACTCACTGTCCTGGTGGTGTCGCTAACCGCAAGTTTCTATTTGCCCCTGAAGTCGTTGTCACGCCCGATTTTAATGCTGTTTTAATTGGTTCGGGTGATCGTGAACATCCCTTGCTGAAGCATACGACAACAGCCGGTGTAGATAATGCTTTTTTTATGCTGAAAGATAAGCCCACCGATACGAATTGGTGGTCCAGCGAAGCCGGTCATTGTGAATCCTTGGCATTAGCCTGTATGGCTTCACTCCTGGAAATCGATCCGGACAGTACCACGATGCCGACTGAAGCGGCATTGAATGCGAAAAAGGGTTGGTATCTGGCCTTGGGTGCGGAGAATAGCCTGCATGATAAAGAACAGGTCGTGACGACGGCAGTCGTTGTACTGGGGGTGCTCTCTTTCAGTACGCATACGCCAACCAGACAGGATCCGGAGAGCTGTGGGTCCGATTTGGGCCTGGCGCGTGTTTATAACCTCAATTTTCTGGATTCTAGTCCCGTAGGTGCTACCCGGAGTACGGTCATTACCGGTGGTGGCCTGCCGCCATCGCCCGTATCCGGTATGGTGAACGTCAGGAATCCGAATACCGGGACAGTGATCGCCGTGCCTTTTATTATTGGCACCCATCCGGATTCTGTGCTGGAAGGATTATCACCTGCGCCTGCGGTGACGCCCGCCCGCTCTAAATCGAGAGCTTATTGGTTTTTGCAGCAACAATAA
- the pilV gene encoding type IV pilus modification protein PilV, which translates to MKRPSYDRQQTRNAGFSLLEVLVTILVLSFGLLGMANLILTGMRSNNIAHYRGIATQQTHDMADRMRANLVGVSAGHYDALATGIPASNDCIATNCSAAQMAVYDHAQWNAANGILLPDGVGTVVGNLAGGFLVTVMWVEKEMNGVTDPACPSGTPADRRCFSSRFSP; encoded by the coding sequence ATGAAGCGCCCGTCTTATGACAGACAGCAGACCCGGAACGCGGGCTTCAGCCTGTTGGAGGTATTGGTTACGATTCTGGTACTGTCTTTTGGTTTGCTGGGGATGGCCAATTTGATTCTGACGGGTATGCGCAGCAATAATATTGCGCATTATCGAGGGATCGCCACGCAACAGACACATGATATGGCTGATCGGATGCGCGCGAATCTGGTGGGAGTCAGCGCGGGCCATTATGATGCACTCGCGACAGGCATTCCGGCCAGTAATGATTGCATTGCAACTAACTGTAGTGCTGCGCAAATGGCTGTTTATGATCATGCACAATGGAATGCGGCCAATGGCATCCTGCTGCCTGATGGTGTGGGAACGGTTGTGGGAAATCTGGCGGGGGGATTTTTGGTGACTGTAATGTGGGTCGAAAAAGAAATGAATGGCGTTACAGACCCTGCCTGTCCGAGCGGTACTCCCGCCGACAGGCGTTGTTTTTCAAGTAGATTCTCGCCATGA
- a CDS encoding GspH/FimT family pseudopilin produces MIDIDKQVSSERGVTLIELLVALSILAILLAVGVPALSQFSVNSRLSHYANSIFSDLALARSEAIKRNRRVVLCKSSDGLACTNIGDWSQGWIVFADLDNDANRDSGDLIIHKMPAFALGHRLTGNSQIDSYVSYDSQGMTRLVGGSFQAGTFTLCPPAPAAAGIGREVILSGSGRARVVKIASCS; encoded by the coding sequence ATGATCGACATCGATAAACAGGTTTCTTCTGAGCGTGGAGTGACTTTGATTGAATTACTGGTGGCTTTGTCTATCCTGGCTATTTTATTAGCCGTGGGCGTACCTGCGCTGAGCCAGTTCTCAGTCAATAGCCGATTGAGTCATTATGCGAATTCAATTTTTTCCGATCTGGCGCTGGCAAGATCAGAAGCAATTAAACGGAATCGTCGCGTGGTGCTGTGTAAAAGCTCAGACGGGTTGGCTTGTACCAATATAGGGGATTGGAGTCAGGGCTGGATCGTATTTGCTGATTTGGATAATGATGCGAATAGAGATAGCGGAGATTTGATTATACATAAGATGCCCGCATTCGCCCTCGGCCATCGTCTGACGGGAAACAGCCAGATCGATAGTTATGTCTCTTATGATTCACAGGGGATGACCCGGCTCGTCGGTGGTTCTTTTCAAGCGGGTACCTTCACACTGTGTCCGCCGGCACCGGCTGCTGCCGGTATCGGACGTGAGGTTATATTGAGCGGCAGCGGCCGAGCGCGCGTTGTTAAAATCGCCAGTTGCTCATAA
- a CDS encoding PilW family protein, producing MQNGFTLVELMLAMTISLVLLLLIGTVFVSSRQAFRVQEDGARIQESGRFALEILGRSIKQAGFADIPFIGDKMAFSGTAINGTNGAGGAADTLTVQYDGIIGSRDCEGTVVIAAGTIIQNHFNLDAANAELQCAGTIAVTPPAPGPSSSGQVLLNNVEDLQVLYGIDTTGDQSANQYVAVPANWDQVVTARICILIRSEKMGVVAAGYYLGCNSTAVAVPADRRLRQAFSATYNLRNRVNTIP from the coding sequence ATGCAAAATGGTTTCACCTTGGTGGAGCTTATGCTCGCGATGACCATTAGTCTGGTATTACTGCTCTTGATTGGCACGGTCTTTGTCAGTAGTCGTCAGGCATTTCGTGTACAGGAAGATGGTGCGCGCATACAGGAAAGTGGTCGTTTTGCACTGGAAATCCTTGGGCGGAGCATCAAGCAGGCCGGTTTTGCTGATATCCCCTTTATCGGAGACAAGATGGCTTTTTCCGGTACGGCGATTAATGGCACGAATGGTGCTGGCGGTGCGGCTGATACGCTGACAGTGCAATATGACGGCATCATCGGTAGTCGGGATTGTGAAGGGACTGTGGTGATTGCGGCCGGTACCATTATTCAGAATCACTTTAACCTGGATGCAGCCAATGCTGAATTGCAGTGTGCCGGTACCATTGCCGTAACGCCACCCGCGCCTGGCCCATCGAGCAGTGGTCAGGTGCTACTGAACAATGTAGAGGATTTACAAGTGCTTTATGGCATTGATACGACGGGTGACCAATCGGCGAATCAATATGTTGCTGTGCCTGCCAATTGGGATCAGGTTGTTACCGCACGGATTTGCATACTGATTCGTTCGGAGAAAATGGGGGTTGTTGCTGCTGGTTATTATCTGGGCTGTAACAGCACGGCTGTAGCGGTGCCGGCAGATAGGCGACTGCGACAGGCTTTTAGCGCGACCTATAACCTGCGTAATCGTGTGAATACTATCCCATGA
- a CDS encoding GspH/FimT family pseudopilin: MRRVANQGFTMVELMVALSVAGILLTVALPSYQVFVQDTRLLTQSNHFTSAVMLTKGEAVKRGRSATICPSTDGVACTGGTNWSNGWIVFADEDGDGVVDTGEEVIQVGAPLTGDNQLISGVRTRVTFAASGFSLGFNDTFSLCDSRGATYSKVLIINNQGRLRAETGTGVCS, from the coding sequence ATGCGCCGTGTTGCGAATCAGGGATTCACAATGGTTGAGTTAATGGTTGCGTTGAGTGTGGCTGGTATTCTGTTGACCGTTGCGTTGCCAAGCTATCAGGTATTTGTTCAAGACACTCGCTTACTAACCCAGAGCAATCATTTTACCTCTGCCGTTATGCTGACGAAAGGCGAAGCGGTTAAAAGAGGCCGCTCTGCCACGATCTGTCCCAGTACAGATGGGGTAGCTTGTACGGGTGGAACAAACTGGTCTAATGGCTGGATTGTATTTGCTGATGAGGATGGTGATGGTGTGGTGGATACCGGTGAGGAAGTGATTCAAGTGGGTGCCCCGCTGACTGGGGATAACCAATTGATATCGGGGGTGCGTACCCGGGTTACCTTTGCCGCGAGTGGTTTTTCGCTGGGTTTTAATGACACCTTTTCTTTGTGTGATAGTCGTGGCGCGACTTATTCCAAAGTTTTGATCATCAATAATCAAGGTCGATTACGCGCGGAGACTGGAACGGGAGTGTGTTCATGA